In Sorghum bicolor cultivar BTx623 chromosome 10, Sorghum_bicolor_NCBIv3, whole genome shotgun sequence, one genomic interval encodes:
- the LOC110431125 gene encoding serine/arginine repetitive matrix protein 1-like: protein MDEMGPGVSSRDLEICRMSNVAPADDEVAARVRATVAGDFQPERVNGFPMRPDEGSVDLGSIDARSSRPPVKEDDADRDRRHESAEKQMSAKDLGKKKEKKENLERQALEKRRAKSRQRGESEEESPDEDDGNDGDGDSDDSEGMAARLDKILEDPPQADVDVLRMGAPKGASSGSRDGQQREPSPHRSRADTPPLPAPGRTVSRPQPPPASGTGHRVKTMATGPLTRGRAAVTASSLGEVGRGSSSSGARQTGDTEPKPTPARERPGVSTRGSSKLAGRGAGRRVALPVGLKRPLEQAQPSMAKKLKVGAAPKDSGSSEPRPSTGIESTPPRPSAGETAPPSPRRIEAPGFIHATRGGWEQLPLLKDQLLESQEKLLKAYKELVALEEEKKEREAALAEAREASRKAVEEATQLRERTMTVEEAASRAREEAIFYKDVAADLDKEKGLIKADLASAREAY from the exons atggacgagatgggccctggcgtttcATCTCGCGACCTCGAGATATGCCGGATGTCCAATGTGGCGCCTGCGGACGACGAGGTCGCTGCCAGAGTCCGAGCGACCGTCGCGGGCGATTTTCAGCCTGAGCgagtcaacggcttccccatgaggcctgatgaggGGTCGGTAGACCTG GGCTCGATCGATGCCCGGTCCTCGAGACCTCCAGTAAAAGAGGACGACGCCGATCGTGATAGGAGGCACGAGTCCGCGGAGAAACAAATGTCCGCAAAGGACTTaggaaagaaaaaggaaaagaaggaGAATCTCGAGCGACAAGCGCTCGAGAAACGCCGCGCAAAGTCAAGGCAGAGGGGAGAATCTGAGGAGGAGTCTCCTGATGAAGACGATGGCAACGACGGGGACGGTGATAGcgatgactccgaggggatggcggctcGCCTTGACAAAATCCTCGAGGATCCGCCACAGGCCGACGTCGACGTTCTGCGGATGGGAGCCCCTAAGGGGGCGTCAAGCGGGTCGCGTGACGGTCAACAGAGGGAGCCCTCCCCGCACCGCTCTCGCGCCGATACCCCCCCTTTGCCTGCGCCGGGTCGGACCGTCTCCCGCCCGCAACCTCCTCCCGCGTCTGGGACAGGCCATCGAGTTAAGACCatggcgacggggccactgactcgcggtcgtGCTGCCGTGACGGCCTCAAGCCTAGGGGAGGTAGGTCGTGGGAGTTCTAGTTCTGGCGCACGTCAGACGGGAGACACCGAGCCTAAACCTACGCCCGCCCGTGAGAGGCCCGGGGTCTCGACGCGGGGCAGCTCGAAGCTAGCCGGTCGAGGTGCTGGCAGGCGGGTAgctcttcctgtggg GTTAAAGCGGCCGCTCGAACAGGCCCAACCCTCGATGGCTAAGAAGCTCAAGGTGGGGGCGGCTCCCAAAGACTCGG GTTCGTCTGAACCTCGGCCATCGACGGGCATCGAGAGCACCCCGCCTCGTCCATCGGCGGGAGAGACCGCCCCGCCGTCACCAAGGCGGATCGAGGCGCCTG GTTTTATCCACGCGACgaggggcggctgggagcaacttCCTCTTCTCAAGGACCAGCTCCTGGAGTCGCaagagaagctcctcaaggcctacaaagaGCTTGTGGcacttgaggaggagaagaaggagagggaggctgccttggccgaAGCTCGGGAAGCCTCGAGGAAGGCGGTAGAAGAGGCCACACAGCTGAGGGAGCGGAccatgacggtcgaggaggctgcgtccagGGCCCGAGAAGAGGCCATTTTTTACAAGGACGTGGCCGCCGATctcgacaaggagaagggcctcatcAAGGCtgacctcgcctccgcccgagaggCCTACTGA